A single region of the Candidatus Eremiobacteraceae bacterium genome encodes:
- a CDS encoding sigma-70 family RNA polymerase sigma factor gives MKHQNDRAERDELVTQNLGLVRNIANRFANRGECTEDLRQVGYIGLLKAADRFDRRHGVAFATYGYVKIIGEIRRYFRDKCWSIRIPRKVQDLLRSSDVPGPYRPLSLDASLSDGGKPLTLLDVLGNVDHGIEEAESRIDISAACTWLSQHERSILRLRFFDELTQKAIGRALGRSQMYVSRLEKRALSKLRDRQNRAISSDWRSAAQA, from the coding sequence ATGAAGCATCAAAACGACCGCGCGGAGCGTGACGAGCTTGTGACGCAAAATCTTGGACTCGTTCGCAACATCGCGAATCGGTTCGCGAATCGCGGCGAGTGCACAGAGGACTTGCGGCAAGTCGGCTATATCGGCCTACTCAAGGCTGCGGATCGCTTTGACCGAAGACATGGTGTGGCATTCGCAACGTACGGCTACGTGAAGATCATCGGCGAAATCCGGCGTTACTTTCGCGATAAGTGCTGGTCGATAAGGATTCCGCGCAAGGTGCAAGACTTGTTGCGATCGAGCGACGTACCAGGACCCTACCGGCCACTTTCCCTCGACGCCTCCTTGAGCGACGGCGGTAAGCCTTTGACCTTGCTCGATGTTCTCGGAAACGTTGACCACGGGATCGAGGAGGCAGAGTCGCGGATCGACATTTCCGCCGCATGCACGTGGCTGAGCCAGCACGAGCGGTCGATCTTGCGGTTGAGGTTTTTTGACGAGCTGACTCAAAAGGCTATCGGTCGCGCGCTCGGCAGATCTCAGATGTACGTTTCGAGGTTGGAGAAAAGAGCGCTGAGCAAACTACGCGATCGTCAAAACAGAGCTATCTCAAGCGATTGGCGGTCGGCAGCTCAGGCTTGA
- a CDS encoding STAS domain-containing protein encodes MVKSLAPPIVTTPTGHLDETAGEALIEAIKAHIERDEPHHIIDLRAVHEVDARTIRTVIVIHRKIGEIGGSVRLVIENPKALRYIKLTALARVFGVYPTPADALAGFDADDRNAALAKLSDLVAATETESR; translated from the coding sequence ATGGTCAAGTCTCTTGCCCCGCCCATCGTCACCACTCCAACCGGTCATCTCGACGAAACCGCCGGCGAAGCGCTCATCGAGGCGATCAAAGCGCACATCGAACGCGACGAGCCGCATCATATCATCGACCTTCGAGCGGTCCATGAGGTCGACGCGCGAACGATTCGTACGGTAATCGTGATCCATCGCAAGATCGGCGAGATCGGCGGCTCGGTGCGTCTTGTCATCGAGAATCCAAAAGCGCTCCGATACATCAAATTGACCGCATTGGCGCGAGTCTTCGGCGTATATCCGACGCCGGCTGACGCGCTCGCCGGGTTCGACGCGGACGACCGCAACGCGGCGCTCGCGAAGCTATCGGATCTCGTCGCAGCGACTGAAACAGAGTCGCGTTGA